The genomic interval ttaggggaaaataaaaacacccacCCCAGACTTGAGAGAAGGTTTCCCAGAGAAGGAAATGCCTGATCTTGAAGAACCAGTAGGAGATAATAAGGAAGAACAGAGGGTAACAGAATAGGAAGCAGAGGTACAGAcatgaaaacaaacatttttgagGAATTACAGTAATTCAATATGTCCAAAACTTTTTatcattaataatattatttaccGTTTTTTAGCATTTACTTTATGGTGGGCACTTGGTGTGGGTTTTCTTGTTTTATCCTCCTAACAGCCTTACAAGTTAGTATCATTTTGCAGACAAAGACAATGAGCCTGAGAAATTAAGTACCTTGTACAGGTTGTACTGCCCAGAGTCAAGAGTATTGacctggcctgatctgtggtggcgcagtggataaagcgtcgacctggaatgctggggtccctggttcgaaaccccaggctagccaagtcaaggcatgtatgagaatatTAACCTGGCTTTCTGAGGATTAGTCAAGTGTGTTCCTCTTTTGTTACTTGGTTGTATTTTGAAGGTGCTGTgtgtcaggcattgttctaaaGGCTTTTCAGTATTAACTCATGTTGCTGTCCTCCCACTCCTAGGAATTAGGTACTGTTGTTACCCTGTTTATACATGACAAAGCAGAGTTAAAGAACCTGTACAAAGTCACAGCAAATAAgtggagctgagatttgaacctaaGCTATTTAACTCAGAATGTACTTAAATGCTACCTCTTCCTCTTATTGAATCTTTACTATGGGCCAAATCTAATGCTTAACCCTTACCGCATTTCATCTAGTCCATAAACCCTACAAGGCTGATTTGTACATAAACTGAGGCTTAGTACCATTTAGTAATATccaaaaaatactatttaataaGTATCATTACAGGGGTTTTCAAAGTATATTCCTCTGGGGACATCTAAAATTCCAAGAACCCCAGGATGGAAACTATTGATTTAGTGCCTAATTATACAAAAGCAATCAGGAAGTGTGAATTGTGGGTTAAATTGCATGCTCCAAAAAGACAGATTGAAATGCTAACTCCTGGTACCTGTGAATGTAACCTTATTTCAAGATAGGTAAGTCATTGATTTGCTTGATTGCTGATCTAATCAAGTTAAGGTGAGGttgttagggtgggccctaatccagtgTCTTAAGAGATAAAGTTGGACAAAGAGACAAAGCACAAAAGAAAGATACAAAGTCacagacacaggccctggccggttcgctcagcagtagagcgttggcctggcgtgcagaagtcccgggttcgattcccggccagggcacataggagaagcgcccatttgcttctccaccccccccccttcctctctgtctctctcttcccctcccgcagccaaggctccattggagcaaagatggcccgggcgctggggatggctccttggcctctgccccaggcgctagagtggctctggtagtggcagagcgatgccccggaggggcatagcatcgccccctggtgggcagagcgttgcccttggtgggcgtgctgggtggatcctggtcgggcgcatgcgggagtctgtctgactgtctctccccatttccagcttcagaaaaatacaaaaaaaaaaaagtcacagacaCAGTGGAGGCAGAGATTGCAGTGATGCATCTATAAACCAAGGATTGCTGGCAAACACCAAAATTTAGAAGAGACAAAGTAGGATTCTCCACTGCAGGCATCAGAGAGAGCATGTCCCTGCTGACACCTTAACTTCGGACTTCCAGCTTCTAGATCTTCAAGTGAGTTAAGTTTCTGTTCCACATCACCCTgattgtggtactttgttatggcatccctaggaaactaatacagaacaTATACATAACATGAAATGTGAATGCTGCATCCCATCTGTAAAGCACTGCCTAATTAGTACTTGAAAATCACTTCACAAAATGTTAGAGACCCACCTGAGTGGTGGTGATgctgtggttagagcattgacctgggacgctgaggtcccaggtttgaagcccgGAGTTtggcagcttgagcgcaggcccactagcttgagcgtggagtcgctggcttgagtgtgggatcatcaacctgatccctagcttgctggcttgagcaagggactactggctcagcttgagcccccccccccccccatcaagacatgtatgagaagcaatcaatgaacagcctaCGTGAGGCAACTTTTTCATCGCtcttgcaataaataaataaattaataaatattaagagaCCTAAGTCTTGACAATAGAAAGGTTTAAGTTGGTATATACTAGGtagctaaaatttttaaactgaatGTGACCCACCACCCAGTTTACTAAAATCTTTCCTGTTTGCAGACAAGATGAACATTTGTTAAATTCCttgtttaatgttttctttaattctgAGCATTCTCAAAAATTAGGCACCACTGTGATTACTGAATCATGACAGGTCCatagaatgtgattttttttttaattcactaattTTAAAGAGAAGCAGTTGTAATTACATTTAATGTTCTAACACTTGGATGAtaagttttattgaaaagaatCATGCTACACCAACTTAAATTCTTTAAAGTAAGATTTCAATAGGATGTATATTAGGGCACTAAACAATTTGTAACTTTCTGAGTAAAACtacataaaagacaaagaaatgcttTCTATAACAAGGTAGGAGGTAATTTTAAAAGAGCACACTTATAAGAAAAACACACCCTAATCACCATAATACATGGCGTTGTTTTTTATGGTACCAATCTGAAAACGTTTGAAGCTGTCAAGGTATGTCAGAAGTTTGCAGGAAATGAGTCCAGAGTAAGTCTCAAACAGCGTACATTCTTTACCATCATTAATTTCCTTCCATGCCACAGGCATTTCGGCATCTGTAATTTCTGAAGATGTGAAGATAAACTTGTAGCAACATCTGTTGTATCTGATGTGCCTTTTCCCAGAAAACTTTGAACTGTGGATAGGTATAAGGCCAATAGACTTGGCACAAATTCCTATAAATACATCAGCAGGGACCATAATGGGTATTTCTTTGAAAACCACATACATCATCCGAGCCACATCTTGGGACATAATAAAGGCCTCACCACTGCAGTAATCTGGGTAGTACTTTTCTGGGTACTCACTAAGAGGGACAAATTCTTGGCTATTAGGGTCTCTATTGGGCATATCTTGATGGATAACCCTTCCTACATAGATATCTTCAAGGTGTTCTTTCAGATTGAGAAGATACTCTACCAAGCTTGGTAGATTGACAAACATTTCTTCATCAACCTTGAGAATGAACAGGGCATTAGGGCAGAAAGTCACAGCCCACTGTGTCATTGTGATGATTTTCAGGGTTTGGTTCTCAGCACTGTCCAAAAAGATGCCTTCGATTATATCATTATTCTCATGGGACTCTGTGTCTATCTTTTGCTGGGTAGATACCAAAATAGGCATTCCCAAAGCAAATAGTGTAAGAATGGGGTGCCCTCGGACACTGGTCACATTACCCCAGGTTTTCCTGATGAGGTCCCGTCTTGTTTGATTTCCTGGGTTACTGAAGATAAGAGAGAGCAAAAATATGTTCTTCCCTCTACACACTTCCGACTGGCTCAAAATGTAATACTTGGAAAGATTACTTCTTATGGGCTCCGTGTTCAGTTTTCTTGCCTTATCCTTAATTTCAAGAACTTTCATATCTACATAAGGCAAAGCATGTAGAAAGTATTCCTCCACAAAATCAGCCCCAAAAAACAAGGCGTGAAATAGGATAACATTAAACAGAATGAAACACCACTGGTGAGTCCGAAGTCTGCAGAATGTCAcctaaataagaaaagaacacGTGTTCAACCTTTATCTCTATCTCGGTTTTTGCCCCAACTAAACACCGTATGCACCTCTATAGCACTTAGCAGTATACTATTTtaagtgttattatttatttttgttaagctGTCTCTACAACTAGATCGTGGCCTTCTAGACAGCAGGTATCATGCCTCTTCTCTAGTGCTGCTGAGTTCAAAGTTTGGCACAAAGTGGGAACAGTAGTATATTGGTTGGTTGTTTTCTTGCCTGTTTGGATGAAAGCCTGCTTACTATGTATACAAGGCTCTATGTTAAATGCTGGGGAAGCGAAGAGGAATCCCACATAGACACATGGGTATAAAGTAACAAGTGGCATCAGTGTGCTAAAAAGCCTGTAGGAAAATACATGGCATTCTTTCTTGGATTGAAGCATCGTATCAGTTTCTTCTCTAATTACAAAGGTCAAGGGCTATTTTTCAATGACCTGGTTGCTTTTGTTGGTCACTGCACAATGGCTACTATCAAACATTTACCATATTCCAGGATGACTTTTCAATTTAATCTAATACTGAATTCTGACATTGTTTTGACAATGTCCCTTAATTCATCTGACATGTCTGTCAATATGGGCAGATACTTCCTATCTGCTTAGCAGCCCTACAGACATCTAGGATAGACTCATGCCAAGCTTCTGCCACTTCATCAAAGGAGATGGAAACTTTGCATCTAGAAGAGCATATGCAGTATTGTAATATAATAGAGCCAGGGAACATTAAAGGAATTAAATCTCTGTTCATGGGAGTTTCGATAAACCATCCCATAGTAATAGTTAACCGCTAATTAAACACTTGTCATGGGCCAGGCAATGTGATAAGCACTTTTACATGCCTTAATCATTTAGCCATAGTAATACCCCTTTCAGGGAGGTTTTCTTCAAAATCGAACTGAGCATCTGAGCTGTGTTTAGTAATTTGCCCAATATCATTCAGTGTGTAAGGGGGTGGAATATGGCCATGATTTGAGCTCAAGTATATCAAATTCCAAAGCTCACTCTTAACCACTAGAAAATCTTGAGTCCCATATTTTACTTTTCCGTGTCTATTGactaggaaaacaaaacaaacaacaacagcaacaacaacaaaaaaccctcctGAAATTATACTCTGAACTGCTTTCCATATTCTCAGTGCTGATATGTGTACATAGAAGAAACACCAGCCTCAAAGTCTATTGTAATAGACAGCAAATGCTTCAAAGATGATAAGAAACTTACCTGCATGTTGTCTGTGAGCAATTTCAGGGCTTTGGAATTTACTGAGTCCAGATGCCAAATTATGCCTGAATGTATCTCAGGATCATGCCAGTCTAATAGCAATTGAAGTAAAGTATTTTGTGCCTCAGACTTTAAGGATAGGGTTTCTGGCCAATCAACCTGAGCTTTTGTCCCAGAATACCTGCTGGCTGTATAGGAGAGCAAGTGCTGATCATGTTACAGCTAGAGTGAATCCAGAACAaagagttacaaaaaaaaaaaaaaaaaaaaaaacacaacaaaaaaacccctcctcAAATGCTTCCAATCTTTTGTACCTCTTGAAACTGACCCCTTGTCTTTATGCCAGTTCCTGGTGAAGTATGCATAGGGGTTGAAAGAACAGTTCACCCATATCACCTCTCCATAATATTACCACACATGAAGAAATGTCATATAATGTGTTTGGAGTGCATCTCCAGAAACTAAGTAATTGAAGTAGTTCCCACCCTTCCTCCCACTGGACATGCACATGCAAGAAATATACTAAGCATCAAGGAATACGTGTCATATGAATGGGTACAATTTTTCTCCCCAAAGAAACAAATGGTGAGATGGGTTGTGTGTTTCATTGGGAAGGATTTTGAATTTCTGGTGTAGGCTAAAGCAGTGTCCCCAACtctcggtccgtgggccatttggtaccggtctacattatttctgttttatttatatttaagtctgaacgatggtttttttttttttgttttgttttgttttgtatttttctgaagctggaaacggggagagacagacagactcccgcatgtgcccgacagggatccacccggcacgcccaccagggggcgacgctctgcccctccggggtgtcgctctgttgcgaccagagccactccagcgcctggggcagaggccaaggagccatccccagcgcccaggccatctttgctccaatggagcctcgctgcgggaggggaagagagagacagagaggaaggagagggggaggggtggagaagcagatgggcacttctcctgtgtgccctggccgagaatcgtgccctggccgagaatcgaacccgggacttctgcacgccaggccggcgctctaccactgagcaaaccggccagggcctgaacgatgttttattttttaaaaaatgaccagattctctctgttacatctgtctaagactcactcttgatgcttgtctcggtcacgtgatacatttatccatcccaccctaaaggccagtcagtgaaaatattttctgacattaaaccggtccgtggccgaaaaaaggttggggaccactgggctaagaGACTTTACTATATCAATTATATGTTATTCAAATACCTCTCCCAGGTAACTCTCTctaaatggaaaacaatatgaagtcTATTTTAGCCTGAATTGAAGAGACTGAGCATTTGATGTTTAGCATTAGCTATTTTCCTAGAGCATATATGTGTAGGACTTATCCCAAACATTGTTTCTCccagtaaatttattttctttttttttttaaattttttttttaagactttatttattcattttagacagaagagagacaggtcacgggggagagagagagaagaggggaggagcaggaagcatcaactcccatatgtgccttaaccaggcaaacccagggccttgagccagcaacctcagtgttccaagttgatgctttatccactgcgccaccacaggtcaggcaatttattttcaagaaagaaCAACATCCAGCATATTTTCATGTTTCTGTCACATTAGCAGTTGTACTGATCATTCTGTTATCAGGCCAggctatatttcttcttttttcttttcatatagtGATCTTCCCACCTGCTATTTACAACTGTTTTTGGAATTATTTAACTAGGAATAACTCGTTACATTTAAAGTTGTCTATGTTTTCTCAACAGTCATTGCTTAATCTTGAAAATTTTTACAAGGTAGGAAAACCTAACCTCAAAAACCATTCAAatgaaagggattttttttacatatactaAATCTAACAATTCAATTGGTCTTATAGGTATTTAATTAAACACATCctatttgtaattttcattttagagCCATAAATTTTGCTTCTGGGTCTCCTCTGGGCTTAAACTTAGAATTTGGTTTCTTTGTCCATAAGAATCTCAAATAATATATTGTCACTGGAGCAGCTCCATCTGGAATTTCCAGTTTGAGTCATCCATCTCCTATCATATTTGGGTTGAGACTTTGCTACGAATATATAGGggtgcttgcttttttttcttttctttttttagagacagaaagagggacagacaggaaggtagagagatgagaagcatcaattcttcattgaagcaccttagttgttcattgattgctttctcataatatatgccttgaccgggggctacagttgaggcagtgaccccttgctcaaactagcaaccttgggctcaagctggtgatcccacgctcaagacagatgagcctgcactcaagtagGAGACTTgccgttttgaacctgggtcctctgcatcccaggccaacactctatccagtgctCTACCAAGTGGTGAGGCTAATAGGGGTGCTTGATTTTAATTACCTTAGTACTGCCTTCCTATTCTTAGAGGTTGTCTGATTTGTGTACCCATGTTTTCCTAAATTTTCTTATAACATTGTCAACAGTGACTCTGTGTCTTAGAAGCCTACAGAGGCTTCCTGTTGCCTACTAAATCAAATTTGCTTTCTTGAGATCTGACTTTCAGGGCACGATATTGGCTCCATCCCTCATGATCAATTTTTTATCTCCCATGTTTCAAGCACCCTAAAGTCTGTTGTTGGCTATTGGCTCCATCCCACATGATCAATTTTTTATCTCCCATGTTTCAAGCACCCTAAAGTCTGTTGTTGGCTATTGGCTCCATCCCTCATGATCAATTTTTTATCTCCCATGTTTCAAGCACCCTAAAGTCTGTTTAGAGTGTTGGCTCTGCTCTACCACTAACTGGATATGTGACTGTCTtactttctatattcttttttttttttttctttttacaaggacagagagagagtcagagagagggatagatagggacagacagacaggaacggagagagatgagaagcatcaatcatcagttttttgttgcgacaccttagttgttcattgattgctttctcatatgtgccttgaccgcaggccttcagcagactgagtaaccccttgcttgagtcagcgaagctggtgagctttttttttttttggctcaagctggctaccttggggtctcgaacctgggtccttccgcatcccagtctgatgctctacccactgtgccaccgcctggtcaggcactttataTATTCTATGTTATTATGCCTACCTATATCATTGGACCAAGTTGTCAAATATATTAGTCataagccacatgtggctatttaaatttcaattacttaaaattaaaattttatatcctCAGTCACATTAGGTAATTTTCAAGTGTTTGATAGCCACAAGAGGGTACTGGCTGCCCTATTGGACAGCGCAGGTATAGAACATCATTGCTGAAAGTCCTAATGTACAATGCTGGTATAAGGTgcatgtagtgtgtgtgtgtgcgcgcgtgcgcatGCATGAAGTTTATGAGCCCTTACCGACAAGGATAGCTTATGCTCTGAACGGGACCTGTGCTTAAATGTTCTTTTGACCTGAGTTTCTCCATCTCTAAAAATGCAACTGATAATAGTAACTACCATTTAGGGTTGTGGTAGGGATAGAGTGCTATAACAAATAAAGTGGCTAGaagagtacctggcacataggaaATACATGGTTTTAATTGAGATGTaaccatctctcttctttcccttacCAACCCCCTTACCTtgattaaatttttctctttaacgGTTGCCAAAGTTTGCACCATATCTTAtttatctctctgtgtcttccaCTAGGAGGTAAGCCCCAGAAGGTCAGGGATTTTTGCGCTTTCTGTTTATTAACCGTATCCCCATGAACGGTGTTTGGGACATAACAGATGCTCAGTAGATTGTTTGATTTGGGAACTCGTCTCTTAACTTCTCCTCCCGCTCCCCCACAAAGTGAGGATAATAAAAGCAGTGCCGCAGAGTTGAAGCAAGATCAGATTGGACGAGGAGCATAAATGCGCGGGACATATCCGGATACTATACAGCCTGGATGTAAGCTTTGGTGGAGAGTCCCTGTCGAGAGGGCCGTACTGCGCATGCTCCACCGCTTCTACGCTCTCCTTTGCCCTCCCGCTTCCCCCTTGAGCCCGGGGCCGGAAGTATAGACAGGGCCGCTGGGCGCCGGGGGCGGAGGGACGCGCGGAGATGACGCAAGCAGCACCGGAAGCCGCTCCCCTGTGAGGTTGCGGGCGGTGAGCGGCGGCCACTGGTCCAGGTCTGTTCTGTATACAAGGCGGGGCTGGAGCGGGTAGGGCGTTTCAGGCGCCCGCTCCTCTACTGACCCGCCGCGCCCCCGGCCGTTTGTCTTTTTCTCCCTGTAGGCGCCATGGCTGCGGAGCGGACCTGGCCGCTGCGAGGTTCTGGCGGCCCGAGCGCGCCTGGTCGGTGTGAGCCCCGCGCGAGGTCCCGGGCCCCGGGGCGCTCGCTCAGGTCAGTGCCGCGTGGATCACGGCTCCGGGAGCCGGGGACCTGGGAGCGACGAACGGGGTGAAGGGATCTGGAGTTGATGTTAGAGATGGGAAAATTGAGCCTCGGAGTTACTGCCTCAGGTTCCTTAGCTACGAAATGAGTTAACAGTGATGTCCCAGGGCTGCCCTGAGTTTGAAAGATGAAGTGTGGAGAGGTGGTGTATGAAGTACAAGCGCTGTACTAATGTGAGGGACAGCGCCGTAGTTGTGGGTATGCCATGGAAACAGGTGTGTATGTGGGATGCTGCTTGAACTAAAGATAACAATATCAGTGCTAACTAATAATGGTTACCTGCATTTCTTGTAGGCTTACCAGTGTGTCAGGTATGGTGCCAAACGCTTTACCTATATTATCCTATGTACAAAAACCCTTGTAGGCAATTCTGTTCGTGGTTACAAGTGGTTACAACTCAATTTTACAAGCGAGAAAACTGGGCTTTTGAGATAGGTGAAGTGATTTGCCCAGGGTCACCTGGCAACAAGTGAAGTTGCATAGcccttattttattgtttgtattttttcaaagcttttaaaatataatcttaaacCAAAGATGGCTTTTGAATATTGAAAAGATAATTCTGCGTATATGAAAACCTCTGTGCTTTTTAAACTGCTGATTATGCTTGATAAGAGAGGGAAGATGAAACCTCCTCCCCAAAAATAAGTGTCTTGTTTTCACTCTTGACTAAGCCAGGTCCCAGTGGAGGAGAGAAAAGTGCATTCCTTATGTTTTATCTCTAATAATTCCTAGAGGtagaggtgggttttttttgtttgtttgtttgtttgttttctgaagctggaaacggggagagacagtcagacagactcccgcatgcgcccgaccgggatccacccggcacacccaccagggggcgacgctctgcccctccggggcgtcgctctgttgcgaccagagccactccagcgcctggggcagagggcaaggagccatccccagtgcccaggtcatctctgctccaatggagcctccgctgcgggaggggaagagagagacagagaggaaggagagggggaggggtggagaagcagatgggtgcttctcctgtgtgccctggccgggaatcgaacccgggacttctgcatgccaggccgacgctctaccactgagccagctggccagggcctctggccagggcctagaggtaGAGTTTTGTATTGGGAGAGTGGGCAAGATTTTGAGGCTGCTGTTTCTTATGGGACCCTAGGAAAGCCACTCCACTTCTTGAGCTATAAATTTCCGCATTTATTAGTTAAGAACTGTAATGCTGATATCTTTCACAAGGTTTGAAAATCAGATGAGGTAATGTCTATGCTAGACATTAAACCAATACAAATAGAGTTGCCAAAGGGAACATATGGGGTTAATGGCAAAACAGAGACCAAACCCAGGTCTCCCATCTTCCTACTTAGGAGTCTTTTCATGACACTGCCAATTTCAGagctttgtaatttttaatattgagGCACAAGAGGGCAAGTTTAATGTTTAGTCTgaagtgggggggagggaaggggcaagaCAGCATGAGTATGGGTGGAGTGTAGAGAAAAATGCACCTAGAGGGAAACAATAGCCTCAAGTCGATATAACTGCCCTTAATTATAAATTGAACTCCTAGTAAATTTGGGCCCTTGAGTTTTTCTTCCATATAtcttaagccttttttttttttttttgtatttctctgaagttggaaacggggaggcaatcaagcagactcccgcatgcgcccgaccaggatccacccggcatgcccaccagggggcgatgctctgcccatctgggccgttgctctgttacaaccagagccattctagcgcctgaggcagaggccacagagccatcctctgcgcccaggccaactttgctccaatggctgcgggaggggaagagagagacagagaggaaggagagggggagggtggagaagcagatgggcgcttctcctgtgtgccctggctgggaatcgaacctgggactcctgcacgccaggccgatgctctaccactgagccaaccggccagggctcttaagccattttaagaaaaactttatacgcggcctttggtggcacagtggatagagtgtcaacttggaatattgaagttgccagtttgaaaccctggccttacgtggtcaaggcacttacagtaaggaaacaagcaagcaagcaagcaatgaacaattaagtggagcaactatgagttggttgATACTTCtccccctgtaaaatcaataaataaaatcttaaaaagaaaagaaaaagaaaacctttataGTAAGATCATAGCCTTCAAAGAGATGTTAGTGGTCATGTTTCTTTCAGTCTTCGCCACTAAAAGTTTTCCTACCAGGTATTTGtaataaaactaacaaaaagtGCCGTTGGAGTTACTTTAGACTGGACTCTGTTCTAAGCATGTCCCTGCTCTATTTTTGATTTTCACCCTCAAGATGAATGATAGCTTCCGTTTTATAGTTGAACATGCCCATGATCACATAGAAAGTGGCTGAATCAGTAAAAGATTTGATTGACTTCAAAGCATTTTCGTTTACCTCATTCTGGCTTTGTATCCAGTTGTCCTTGGCTGTTCCTAGTAATGGGAAGCTCACCACTCTGGAGGCAGCTATTCCATTATTAAAAAGCTCTGATGATTTAAAAGCTCCTCCTCCTTATGGTGAATTGAAATCTAACTTCCTGAAGTTTTTCCCTTGGGGCCTTGTGCTGCCAGTACATAATATTCCCAGAGGCTCTCAAAGAGTTCAGTTTAGACCTGTGGCCTTAAGAAAGTTCCCTCCAAAGTTAGTTGATTACTTTAGAAGAGTAAAAATTGATGTTTTGAAATCATACATTTTGCAGAGTTAATGAGTctgctttattaaaataaagataccTTTTTCTTAACAATTGGAGATGAAGAACTGGAAAGCAGCCACTCATAGGGGTTCTATAGCTTAAAGGGCAATCTCCAATTTAAGAGTTGAGGGGAAAAGTTCTCAAGGAGGTAGCAGAATGTATAAATCTCAGAaatggctgggtttttttttttcttcaaaattttccattgatttgaaagagaggaagggagagaaagaagcattaactcgtttcacttagttgttccatttagttgtgtaatcattgattacttctcataccttccctgaccaggaatcaaatctacAACCTCTGGCTTGCAGggttaatgctttatctactgaactacctggccagggctggctgaggtttttgttgttgttttttaaactgcTCACTGGAAAGCTTGTCCTACAATCTGTGGTGTTGTGGGCTCATGGCATGCTGTAAGATGTCTTTTAGTTATTTGTGAATAATGGGAACCTGATGATATTTTCACAGGTATTACAAATTTGTCTTCTGGTCATTTAAGTAACAATTCAGCTTACATGAATGTAAGCATTTTTATGATGGATGTATGGcatattttgtgtttgtgtgtagaGGTGTAGgtgttagagcaggggttgggaacctgtggctcgtgagccagatgtggctcttttgatggctgcatctggctcacagacaaatctttaataaaaaaaaataacgttaaaaatataa from Saccopteryx leptura isolate mSacLep1 chromosome 2, mSacLep1_pri_phased_curated, whole genome shotgun sequence carries:
- the B3GALT9 gene encoding beta-1,3-galactosyltransferase 9; translated protein: MQVTFCRLRTHQWCFILFNVILFHALFFGADFVEEYFLHALPYVDMKVLEIKDKARKLNTEPIRSNLSKYYILSQSEVCRGKNIFLLSLIFSNPGNQTRRDLIRKTWGNVTSVRGHPILTLFALGMPILVSTQQKIDTESHENNDIIEGIFLDSAENQTLKIITMTQWAVTFCPNALFILKVDEEMFVNLPSLVEYLLNLKEHLEDIYVGRVIHQDMPNRDPNSQEFVPLSEYPEKYYPDYCSGEAFIMSQDVARMMYVVFKEIPIMVPADVFIGICAKSIGLIPIHSSKFSGKRHIRYNRCCYKFIFTSSEITDAEMPVAWKEINDGKECTLFETYSGLISCKLLTYLDSFKRFQIGTIKNNAMYYGD